In one Myxococcus xanthus genomic region, the following are encoded:
- a CDS encoding choice-of-anchor D domain-containing protein codes for MRRAFGLVALVAVMVAGGACERPASQRAKSAFVVRPETVDFGPAALGHTKTFKLRIANAGRASYRVEGAVSSVPNVNIPPFEPFILSAGGEQDIEIHFLPQVEGEIQGVVEIITDAEVGGRVPVSGRGVKAFIEVSSEALDFGNVAMGLVEMREVTVRNPSDVDSSLTLSVQGADADQFTAGQGLPSSLAPGEALVVPVAYAPRRLGAAEAALHVVVCDGCAPVMVPLTGTGVASRLEVTPLRVDFGRVALGATAEQVITVRNQGTQPLSFSGSQLVDSSEGVFRIASEPVVANGQLAPGAAVELRVAFTPAAVGKVRDGRVEIGVREQGSSAPGPKVSLAGEGGGSCVTVLPRRLAFGTVAEGMTATRDVTVYNRCRADVSVTDLQLDTHQGGYFTLAQAPASVMVPAGQNARVSVTFRPKAGSTDASKGQLSVTVRDSGSAATEAVALEGRSRVFAPCQYVLPQQLDFGKVPVGAEVALGVTLRNSGTEACYLASMQLVQGSDRVFSASPVRNGVLEPGAKATLVVRFRPSEEGGFSGLAEAWVNSPTQGHPLVELQGEGVVGCFAVQPTTVDFGVTKLACGPRTRELVAVNSCVGPIQVSQVAIDAGAGEFTVDGGGNAPWTLASQSARALTATYAPVDDGADTAALRFTLADGSVYTVGMVGWGVTQAEQTDRFFQESQAKVDVLFVVDNSGSMMEEQQNLGQNFAAFLSAADGAAVDYRIGVTTTGLDPSPGGWSECPGGSQGGDNGRLFPVDGSRPRIITPATPDAAGVFASNTRVGVCHWNEQGLEAAYRALADPLLYNEDDPRTAQPNDGNAGFLREDARLAIIFVSDEEDFSAQPVSFYETYLLALKGNDRSKLSVNAIVGPSDLARCPTSSSSGTRYIQLAEATGGVVESICTPNWASSLEKLSDSTFGANRKFPLSETPEAPGSIVVDVDGVRVTSGWEYDARENAILFDRFTAPEAGSLVEVTYPLGCG; via the coding sequence ATGCGCAGGGCGTTTGGGCTGGTGGCATTGGTGGCGGTGATGGTGGCGGGAGGGGCGTGTGAACGGCCCGCCTCTCAGAGGGCAAAGAGCGCCTTCGTCGTCCGGCCTGAGACTGTGGACTTCGGTCCCGCGGCGCTGGGGCATACCAAGACGTTCAAGCTGCGAATCGCCAATGCGGGCCGGGCTTCCTATCGCGTGGAAGGCGCCGTCTCCAGCGTGCCCAACGTCAACATTCCTCCCTTCGAACCCTTCATCCTGTCCGCGGGTGGCGAGCAGGACATCGAAATCCACTTCCTGCCGCAGGTAGAGGGCGAGATTCAGGGCGTGGTGGAAATCATTACCGACGCCGAGGTCGGTGGGCGCGTGCCGGTGTCCGGGCGCGGCGTGAAGGCCTTCATCGAGGTGTCCTCGGAGGCGCTCGATTTCGGCAACGTGGCCATGGGCCTGGTGGAGATGCGCGAGGTGACGGTGCGCAACCCATCGGACGTGGACAGTTCGCTGACGCTGTCGGTGCAGGGCGCGGACGCCGACCAGTTCACCGCCGGGCAGGGCCTGCCCTCCTCGCTGGCTCCGGGCGAGGCGTTGGTGGTGCCTGTGGCCTACGCCCCGCGCCGGCTGGGCGCGGCCGAGGCGGCGCTGCACGTGGTGGTGTGTGACGGGTGCGCGCCGGTGATGGTGCCGCTGACGGGCACGGGCGTGGCGTCCAGGCTGGAGGTGACGCCGCTGCGCGTGGACTTCGGGCGCGTGGCGCTGGGGGCCACGGCGGAGCAGGTCATCACCGTGCGCAACCAGGGCACGCAGCCGCTGAGCTTCTCGGGCTCGCAGTTGGTGGACAGCTCGGAGGGCGTCTTCCGCATCGCCAGTGAGCCGGTGGTGGCCAACGGGCAGTTGGCACCGGGCGCGGCGGTGGAGCTGCGCGTCGCCTTCACGCCGGCGGCGGTGGGCAAGGTGCGTGACGGGCGGGTGGAGATTGGCGTGCGCGAGCAGGGCTCCAGCGCGCCGGGCCCCAAGGTGTCGCTGGCGGGTGAAGGTGGCGGCTCGTGCGTGACGGTGCTGCCCCGGCGGCTGGCTTTCGGAACGGTGGCGGAGGGCATGACGGCGACGCGCGACGTCACCGTCTACAACCGTTGCCGTGCGGACGTGAGCGTCACCGACCTCCAACTCGACACGCACCAGGGCGGCTACTTCACCCTGGCCCAGGCGCCCGCCAGCGTGATGGTGCCCGCGGGGCAGAATGCCCGGGTGAGCGTCACCTTCCGGCCCAAGGCGGGGAGCACGGACGCCAGCAAGGGACAGCTCTCCGTCACGGTGCGTGACAGCGGCTCCGCGGCCACGGAGGCGGTGGCGCTGGAGGGGCGCAGCCGGGTGTTCGCGCCGTGCCAGTACGTGCTGCCCCAGCAACTGGACTTCGGCAAGGTGCCGGTGGGCGCGGAGGTGGCGCTGGGGGTGACGCTGCGGAACTCGGGCACGGAGGCGTGCTACCTGGCGTCGATGCAGCTCGTCCAGGGTTCGGACAGGGTGTTCTCCGCGTCTCCCGTGCGCAACGGCGTGCTGGAGCCGGGCGCGAAGGCGACGCTGGTGGTCCGCTTCAGGCCCTCCGAGGAAGGCGGCTTCTCGGGGCTGGCCGAGGCCTGGGTGAACAGCCCCACGCAAGGGCACCCGCTGGTGGAGCTGCAGGGCGAGGGCGTCGTGGGATGCTTCGCGGTGCAGCCCACCACGGTGGACTTCGGCGTTACCAAGCTGGCGTGCGGCCCGCGCACACGGGAGTTGGTGGCCGTGAACTCGTGTGTCGGGCCCATCCAGGTGAGCCAGGTGGCGATCGACGCAGGGGCGGGCGAGTTCACCGTGGATGGTGGCGGCAACGCCCCGTGGACGCTGGCGAGCCAGAGCGCGCGCGCGCTGACGGCGACCTATGCCCCGGTGGATGACGGCGCTGACACGGCGGCGTTGCGTTTCACCCTGGCGGATGGCTCCGTCTACACGGTGGGCATGGTGGGATGGGGCGTGACGCAGGCGGAGCAGACGGACCGCTTCTTCCAGGAGTCACAGGCGAAGGTGGACGTGCTCTTCGTGGTCGACAACTCGGGGTCGATGATGGAGGAGCAGCAGAACCTGGGGCAGAACTTCGCGGCCTTCCTGAGCGCGGCGGACGGCGCCGCGGTGGACTACCGCATCGGCGTCACCACCACGGGCTTGGACCCGTCTCCGGGCGGCTGGTCCGAGTGCCCGGGCGGCTCGCAGGGCGGAGACAATGGCCGCCTGTTCCCAGTGGACGGCTCCCGGCCGCGCATCATCACCCCGGCGACGCCGGATGCCGCGGGCGTCTTCGCCAGCAACACCCGCGTGGGTGTCTGCCATTGGAACGAGCAGGGACTGGAGGCCGCCTACCGCGCGTTGGCGGACCCGCTGCTCTATAACGAGGATGACCCGCGCACCGCGCAGCCCAACGACGGCAACGCAGGCTTCCTGCGCGAGGATGCCCGCCTGGCCATCATCTTCGTGTCGGACGAGGAAGACTTCAGCGCGCAGCCGGTGTCCTTCTACGAGACGTACCTGCTGGCGCTGAAGGGCAATGACCGCTCGAAGCTGAGCGTCAATGCCATCGTCGGGCCGTCGGACCTGGCCAGGTGCCCCACGTCCAGCAGCTCGGGCACCCGCTACATCCAACTGGCGGAGGCCACGGGCGGCGTGGTGGAAAGCATCTGCACGCCGAACTGGGCCAGCTCGTTGGAGAAGCTGTCCGACAGCACCTTTGGCGCGAACCGCAAGTTCCCCCTGTCCGAGACGCCGGAAGCTCCAGGCAGCATCGTCGTTGATGTGGACGGCGTCCGCGTGACGTCCGGTTGGGAGTACGACGCCCGCGAGAATGCCATCCTCTTCGACCGCTTCACGGCGCCCGAGGCGGGTTCGCTGGTAGAGGTGACGTACCCGCTGGGCTGCGGCTGA
- the uvrA gene encoding excinuclease ABC subunit UvrA, translating into MSEPDVISLRGAKEHNLKNVSLDIPKKKLVVFTGVSGSGKSSLAFDTLYAEGQRRYVESLSAYARQFLGQMEKPKYDTIRGLSPTISIEQKAASNNPRSTVGTVTEVHDYLRVLYASIGVQHCPNCGVKVGKQSAQQIVDEILKAPAGTKLQVLAPLVTNRKGEHKDLLAEAQKRGFSRARIDGALKSLEERIELDKKSKHDIALVIDRVVLKPDVKTRLTDSVETALREGKGTLIITDEKGTLASDRVMSELNACSKCGLSFGDLTPASFSFNNPLGMCTDCNGLGTKPEMDPDLIVPDTSRSIRDGAIEPWAGSMNRGEGWTADFVESLAKAFKIDLDVPYAKLTKREKDTLMYGASGKSFTVAWGEGGKYKMEWEGLVERMMRNFKTTTSEARRTELQKYFSDKPCPSCKGERLKPESRAVKVHGRSIVELSRLTISDSLGFLGDMALSAHERKIATELLKEIRSRLSFLVDVGLGYLMLDRTASTLSGGESQRIRLASQMGSELTGVIYILDEPSIGLHQRDNGKLLLTLKRLRDLGNSVIVVEHDEETMEEADWLVDFGPGAGELGGQVVAQGTPEQVMANEASSTGAYLSGRQEIEIPQERRKPDPKRKLVIQGAQENNLKNVDAEIPLGVFSAITGVSGAGKSTLINEILFPALARHLYESRESPGKHKAVLGMEHLDKVIDIDQRPIGRTPRSNPATYTKLFDNIREVFAMTPEARAFGYGPGRFSFNIKGGRCEACEGDGVKLVEMHFLADVYVPCEVCAGKRFNEATLRVRYKGKNIAEVLDMSVREAMEHFGAHRDIMRVLQTLHDVGLGYIRLGQPSPTLSGGEAQRIKLARELARVATGRTLYILDEPTTGLHFEDIRKLLSVLNRLVEAGNSVLVIEHNLDVIKSADWLIDLGPEGGAGGGRILAAGTPEQVAEVEGSHTGRYLGHVLTKARRARVGVRVDDPVPVKKGARG; encoded by the coding sequence ATGTCCGAGCCCGACGTCATTTCCCTCAGAGGCGCCAAGGAGCACAACCTCAAGAACGTCTCCTTGGACATTCCCAAGAAAAAGCTCGTCGTCTTCACTGGCGTGTCGGGTTCGGGCAAGAGCTCACTCGCCTTCGACACCCTCTACGCGGAAGGCCAGCGCCGCTACGTGGAGAGCCTCTCTGCATATGCCCGGCAGTTCCTGGGACAGATGGAGAAGCCGAAGTACGACACCATTCGCGGCCTGTCGCCCACCATCTCCATCGAGCAGAAGGCGGCCAGCAACAACCCCCGCTCCACCGTGGGCACCGTCACGGAAGTGCACGACTACCTGCGGGTGCTTTATGCCTCCATCGGGGTGCAGCATTGCCCCAACTGTGGCGTGAAGGTGGGCAAGCAGAGCGCGCAGCAGATTGTCGATGAAATCCTCAAGGCCCCCGCGGGCACCAAGCTCCAGGTGCTGGCGCCGCTGGTGACGAACCGCAAGGGCGAGCACAAGGACCTGCTCGCCGAGGCCCAGAAGCGCGGCTTCTCCCGTGCTCGCATCGACGGCGCGCTCAAGAGCCTGGAGGAGCGCATCGAGTTGGATAAGAAGTCCAAGCACGACATCGCGCTCGTCATCGACCGCGTGGTGCTCAAGCCGGACGTGAAGACGCGCCTCACCGACTCCGTGGAGACGGCGCTGCGTGAGGGCAAGGGCACGCTCATCATCACCGACGAGAAGGGCACGCTTGCCTCCGACCGGGTGATGTCCGAGCTCAATGCCTGCTCCAAGTGTGGCCTGTCCTTCGGTGATTTGACGCCCGCGTCCTTCTCCTTCAACAACCCCCTGGGCATGTGCACGGACTGCAACGGTCTGGGCACCAAGCCGGAGATGGACCCGGACCTCATCGTCCCGGACACGTCACGCAGCATCCGCGATGGCGCCATCGAGCCGTGGGCCGGCAGCATGAACCGCGGTGAGGGCTGGACGGCCGACTTCGTGGAGAGCCTGGCCAAGGCCTTCAAGATTGATCTGGACGTGCCCTACGCGAAGCTGACCAAGCGCGAGAAGGACACGCTGATGTACGGCGCCAGTGGCAAGTCCTTCACCGTCGCGTGGGGCGAGGGCGGCAAGTACAAGATGGAATGGGAGGGTCTGGTCGAGCGCATGATGCGCAACTTCAAGACGACCACCTCCGAGGCGCGCCGCACCGAGCTCCAGAAGTACTTCAGCGACAAGCCCTGCCCCTCGTGCAAGGGCGAGCGCCTGAAGCCAGAGAGCCGCGCGGTGAAGGTGCACGGGCGCAGCATCGTCGAGCTGAGCCGGCTGACCATCTCCGACTCGCTGGGCTTCCTGGGCGACATGGCCCTGTCCGCGCACGAGCGGAAGATCGCCACCGAGCTGCTGAAGGAGATTCGCAGCCGCTTGTCCTTCCTGGTGGACGTGGGCCTGGGCTACCTGATGCTGGACCGGACCGCGTCCACGCTGTCGGGCGGTGAGAGCCAGCGCATCCGGCTGGCGTCGCAGATGGGCAGTGAGCTGACGGGCGTCATCTACATCCTGGATGAGCCCTCCATCGGCCTGCACCAGCGCGACAACGGCAAGCTGCTGCTGACGCTCAAGCGCCTGCGGGACCTGGGCAACTCCGTCATCGTCGTGGAGCACGACGAGGAGACGATGGAGGAGGCGGACTGGCTGGTGGACTTCGGTCCGGGGGCGGGCGAGCTGGGCGGCCAGGTGGTGGCCCAGGGCACGCCGGAGCAGGTCATGGCGAACGAGGCCAGCTCCACCGGCGCGTACCTCTCCGGGCGGCAGGAAATCGAGATTCCACAGGAGCGCCGCAAGCCGGACCCGAAGCGCAAGCTGGTCATCCAGGGGGCGCAGGAGAACAACCTGAAGAACGTGGACGCGGAGATTCCGCTGGGCGTCTTCAGCGCGATTACCGGCGTGTCCGGCGCGGGCAAGTCTACGCTCATCAACGAGATTCTCTTCCCGGCCCTGGCGCGGCACCTCTACGAGAGCCGTGAATCCCCGGGCAAGCACAAGGCCGTGCTGGGCATGGAGCACCTGGACAAGGTCATCGACATCGACCAGCGCCCCATCGGCCGCACGCCGCGCAGCAACCCGGCCACGTACACCAAGCTCTTCGACAACATCCGCGAGGTGTTCGCGATGACGCCCGAGGCGCGCGCGTTCGGCTACGGGCCGGGCCGCTTCAGCTTCAACATCAAGGGCGGCCGCTGCGAGGCGTGTGAAGGCGACGGCGTGAAGCTGGTGGAGATGCACTTCCTGGCGGACGTCTACGTGCCCTGCGAGGTCTGCGCCGGCAAGCGCTTCAATGAGGCCACCCTGCGCGTGCGCTACAAGGGGAAGAACATCGCCGAGGTGCTCGACATGAGCGTGCGCGAGGCGATGGAGCACTTCGGAGCGCACCGCGACATCATGCGGGTGCTGCAGACGCTCCATGACGTCGGCCTGGGCTACATCCGCCTGGGACAGCCCTCCCCCACCCTGTCCGGCGGCGAGGCCCAGCGCATCAAGCTGGCCCGCGAGCTGGCGCGCGTGGCCACCGGGCGCACCCTCTACATCCTCGACGAGCCCACCACCGGCCTGCACTTCGAGGACATCCGCAAGCTGCTGTCCGTGCTCAACCGGCTGGTCGAGGCGGGCAACAGCGTGCTCGTCATCGAGCACAACCTGGACGTCATCAAGAGCGCGGATTGGCTCATCGACCTGGGCCCCGAGGGCGGCGCGGGCGGCGGCAGGATTCTGGCCGCTGGCACGCCCGAGCAGGTCGCCGAGGTCGAAGGCAGCCACACCGGCCGCTACCTGGGCCACGTGCTGACCAAGGCCCGCAGGGCCCGCGTGGGCGTGCGCGTGGACGACCCGGTGCCCGTGAAGAAGGGCGCGCGGGGCTGA
- a CDS encoding POT family MFS transporter gives MAQAPAAQSNKFPPQIPFIIGNEACERFSFYGMRNILTVFLIDYLLRTQIPDNALREAEAKSLMHTFMAGVYFFPLIGGYLADRFFGKYRIILGLSLVYCLGHACLAIFENNVTGFFTGLALIAIGSGGIKPCVAAMVGDQFNESNSHLVKKVFAIFYWTINFGSFFASLFIPLLLKHFGPSVAFGIPGVLMFIATFIFWAGRHKYVRVPATGANPHSFFKVVASALRNRGQGGGWLDGAKREHPEEAVDGVKAVFRVSALLLPFVPFFWMLFDQKASTWVVQARSMDPQVGPFTFQASQMQFINPLLVMILIPFLTAVVYPAFQRFGWELTPLRRMPLGLVVGALSFIIAGIFQVTMEGGTTLNIAWQILPYIVLTLGEILMSTTGLEFAYTQAPREMKGTIQSVWLVTNTLANAAVAITAKLNVFTGSGQFFFYAGFALVAAVGMALVARRYVVRDYYQTSAPIPTEERSAAGVTPGSAKSA, from the coding sequence ATGGCCCAGGCACCCGCCGCGCAGAGCAACAAGTTCCCGCCGCAAATCCCCTTCATCATCGGTAACGAGGCGTGTGAGCGCTTCAGCTTCTACGGGATGCGGAACATCCTCACGGTGTTCCTCATCGACTACCTGCTGCGCACGCAGATACCGGACAACGCGCTGCGGGAGGCCGAAGCGAAGAGCTTGATGCACACGTTCATGGCGGGCGTGTACTTCTTCCCGCTCATCGGCGGCTACCTGGCGGACCGGTTCTTCGGGAAGTACCGCATCATCCTGGGGCTGAGCCTGGTGTACTGCCTGGGCCACGCGTGCCTCGCCATCTTCGAGAACAACGTCACGGGGTTCTTCACGGGCCTGGCGCTCATCGCCATTGGCAGTGGCGGAATCAAGCCCTGCGTGGCGGCCATGGTGGGGGACCAGTTCAATGAGTCCAACAGCCACCTGGTGAAGAAGGTCTTCGCCATCTTCTACTGGACCATCAACTTCGGCTCGTTCTTCGCGTCGTTGTTCATCCCCCTGCTGCTCAAGCACTTCGGGCCGTCGGTGGCCTTCGGCATCCCCGGGGTGCTGATGTTCATCGCGACGTTCATCTTCTGGGCGGGCCGTCACAAGTACGTCCGGGTGCCGGCCACGGGCGCCAACCCGCACAGCTTCTTCAAGGTGGTGGCCAGCGCACTGCGCAACCGCGGCCAGGGCGGCGGCTGGCTGGACGGCGCGAAGCGGGAGCACCCCGAGGAGGCCGTGGACGGCGTGAAGGCGGTGTTCCGGGTGAGCGCGCTGCTGCTCCCCTTCGTGCCCTTCTTCTGGATGCTCTTCGACCAGAAGGCGTCCACGTGGGTGGTGCAGGCCCGGTCCATGGACCCGCAGGTGGGGCCGTTCACCTTCCAGGCCAGCCAGATGCAGTTCATCAACCCGCTGCTGGTGATGATTCTCATCCCCTTCCTGACGGCCGTCGTCTACCCAGCCTTCCAGCGCTTCGGCTGGGAGCTGACGCCGCTGCGGCGCATGCCCCTGGGCCTGGTGGTGGGCGCGCTGTCGTTCATCATCGCCGGCATCTTCCAGGTCACGATGGAAGGCGGCACGACGCTGAACATCGCGTGGCAGATTCTGCCGTACATCGTGCTGACGCTGGGCGAAATCCTGATGTCCACCACGGGCCTGGAGTTCGCGTACACGCAGGCCCCGCGTGAGATGAAGGGCACCATCCAGAGCGTGTGGCTGGTGACGAACACGCTGGCCAACGCGGCGGTGGCCATCACCGCGAAGCTCAACGTCTTCACGGGCTCCGGGCAGTTCTTCTTCTACGCCGGCTTCGCCCTGGTGGCCGCAGTGGGAATGGCCCTGGTGGCCCGCCGCTACGTGGTGCGTGACTACTACCAGACGTCCGCGCCCATCCCCACCGAGGAGCGCTCCGCTGCCGGCGTGACGCCCGGCTCGGCGAAGTCCGCGTAG
- a CDS encoding peptide MFS transporter: protein MQGTVAAGDARKGHPRGLYLLFFTEMWERMSYYGMRGLLVLFLTSKVNGGFGWSTADALSLYGTYTGLVYLTPIAGGFIADRYMGQRRAVVLGGVLMMIGHLILALPSVTMFYAGLGFLIIGNGFFKPNISTMVGGLYAPGDGRRDSAFTIFYMGINLGAVLGNFICGTLGERVGWHWGFGAAGVGMLLGLIAFVSMQNKLLGQVGLVPERMVAAAEAKPGTPEKSGFGRDEIDRILVIFIMALFVVAFWTGFEQAGGLMNLYTNAKVDRGILGWEVPTTWFQNFNSIFIVTLAPIFAGLWSWLAARGKDPSIPVKMSMGLLFLSAGFLFMLGASSESASTGKAAAWWVVMAYLLHTMGELCLSPVGLSMVTKVAPARIVSAMMGVWFLANAAANKLAGVFGGYSEKLGEFSVFLYISVGTGIAGVLLLVVSPILKRMMHGTDEVKPAAPTSAQQGGSVAAA from the coding sequence ATGCAAGGCACCGTAGCCGCGGGTGATGCCCGCAAGGGGCACCCGCGAGGGCTCTACCTCCTGTTCTTCACTGAGATGTGGGAACGCATGTCGTATTACGGCATGCGTGGCCTGCTCGTGCTCTTCCTCACGAGCAAGGTCAACGGAGGATTTGGCTGGTCCACCGCGGACGCACTCAGCCTCTACGGCACCTATACGGGCCTGGTGTACCTGACGCCCATCGCCGGCGGCTTCATCGCGGACCGCTACATGGGGCAGCGCCGGGCGGTGGTGCTCGGTGGCGTGTTGATGATGATAGGCCACCTCATCCTGGCCTTGCCCAGCGTGACGATGTTCTACGCGGGCCTGGGCTTCCTCATCATCGGCAACGGCTTCTTCAAGCCGAACATCTCCACCATGGTGGGCGGGCTGTACGCGCCCGGTGACGGCCGTCGCGACAGCGCCTTCACCATCTTCTACATGGGCATCAACCTGGGCGCGGTGCTCGGCAACTTCATCTGCGGCACGCTGGGTGAGCGCGTGGGCTGGCACTGGGGCTTCGGCGCCGCCGGCGTGGGCATGCTCCTGGGCCTGATCGCCTTCGTGTCGATGCAGAACAAGCTGCTGGGGCAGGTGGGCCTGGTGCCGGAGCGGATGGTGGCCGCCGCCGAGGCGAAGCCGGGCACCCCGGAGAAGTCGGGCTTCGGCCGCGATGAAATCGACCGCATCCTCGTCATCTTCATCATGGCGCTGTTCGTCGTCGCCTTCTGGACGGGGTTCGAGCAGGCCGGTGGTTTGATGAACCTCTACACGAACGCGAAGGTGGACCGCGGCATCCTGGGTTGGGAAGTGCCGACGACCTGGTTCCAGAACTTCAACTCCATCTTCATCGTCACGCTGGCGCCGATTTTCGCCGGCCTGTGGAGCTGGCTGGCCGCGCGCGGCAAGGACCCGAGCATCCCGGTGAAGATGAGCATGGGCCTGCTGTTCCTCTCCGCCGGCTTCCTCTTCATGCTGGGCGCCTCCAGCGAGAGCGCCTCGACGGGCAAGGCGGCGGCGTGGTGGGTGGTGATGGCCTACCTGCTGCACACCATGGGTGAGCTGTGCCTGTCGCCCGTGGGCCTGTCCATGGTGACCAAGGTGGCGCCGGCGCGCATCGTTTCCGCGATGATGGGCGTGTGGTTCCTCGCGAACGCGGCGGCCAACAAGCTGGCCGGTGTCTTCGGTGGCTACTCGGAGAAGCTGGGCGAGTTCAGCGTGTTCCTCTACATCTCCGTGGGAACGGGCATCGCCGGCGTGCTGCTGCTCGTCGTGTCGCCCATCCTCAAGCGGATGATGCACGGCACGGACGAGGTGAAGCCCGCCGCGCCCACCTCCGCGCAGCAGGGCGGCTCGGTGGCGGCGGCCTGA